In the Clarias gariepinus isolate MV-2021 ecotype Netherlands chromosome 10, CGAR_prim_01v2, whole genome shotgun sequence genome, AACACAAAGGTTACTCTTTAAAATCAATTCGCCCAATCAGATTAGTGAAACTAACTGTTAAATAatcttatttatatgtatttattttattatggtaTATGTCCAAAATACAGggttttgaaatattttttcaagtcGGAGAAGTGAACTATGAAATGTTTTAGAGGCTTACTTTCTGGTGTAATTAGTGTACAGGAAACCTAatccccctacacacacacatacacacacacacacacacacacgtttaagCACAAACCTAATCCGAGTCTCAGGAATTGTTACTTCCTGGTAGGCGGTACCTTTTtgaaatatttccattgatACCAAAGTGGCCTGATTACACACCTCACTCCTGTGCTTCCTGATTGGCAGATGGAttgactcatttttttttaacaaaatataccCCAGCTTTTGCAGAGAAAGGATTTGGGGCTATGAATGCACTGAAAGGGTTTGGGCTgggcaaccacacacacacacacacacacacacacacacacacgtatcagcatgtacagtacacacacacctgcacaaatAACACCTCTGGAAATTTTGATCAGTTCAGACTATATTTTAAAGCTGTGCGACATTATTTATTGGCTCATAATGCGttctttttataatatttacaataaaaataagaagtTTTAATAGTTTATCTGTTGTGCTGGCAACCTGAAGTTCTTTATCTCGTAacttattttagtttaaaaagattttacttATTTGAAAGCAGCCATTTACTCTAAGTAATAAATCACAGCCTTATCTGTCTTATCTTCCAGGCTTGACCTGCTGTACTGTACTCTTGTTTCCTTGCCAAACAATTTTTTGCTTATTTGAAGCATTTTGTTCTAAAAATTAAACTGTtttgctgaaaataaataaaaatgtctccGTATATAATTACTAATCTTGTCTCTGgatttattgtacagtaatcTTATCACAGGAAATACAAGATAAATCTGAGTAACTTTATATTTAAGGTATTCTCATTTAGTGAGCTGCGgtttttgcagtgtgtgtatattttcttGCTCATacgaaacgaaaaaaaaaatgtatttcattaatgTCCCCACCTTTCTGATTAATATTTATGACTGCTCTTATGGTTGCGTTCCACTGAGTATTTGCTTAATGGGCTCCTGGTTCTGTTTAATGAAATCATTTCTACTTGTGTTGCCTGCaaatattttgtgacattatttatttacatgcaCATATTTCCATTTAATGACACAAAGCAAAATGTCCCATAAGAAAAATGTCTCATTTAGAGCATGTCTGAATGAATCAGCTTTCTAGTAGTTGTTAGTCTTTgggctgctcccatcaagggtTCACCACAGTGGAAAATCCGATCCTCAcaaaacttggcacaggtttttacaccggatgcccttgcTGATGCAACTCTCCCATTTGTGATTAAGGCTTGGGACCGGGACAGCGTCCAGTGGCTGGTGTTTGGCCATTGGGTttgaattgaacccgggccttccgcatggcaggcaagaaatcCACCAAAGCCTGTAATCTACTTTctagttcctgttttttttttaaaacagtataTAATCAGTGCCAGGATGATGTGGTGTGTCCAGTGACAAGTGAAGAAACTGTTACCACCCTGAAGTTAAACTTCTTTTTTATGAAGACgttttattccacttatacTACTGCAAGTTGACCAggcaaacatttttcattaattaaagaACACAACATCATAAATGTTTTCCATATATGATGATGTTCCATATATGATATGtgtcaacaaaacaaaattggCCAAAACACGTTATTGATGctgattttatcatttttttatgttacacaTATGATATAGAAAATGTGTTTGCCAAAAAAGCAatttctgaagtttatgcaaaatggaagtgaccaatctggTTAAGGATATTAAATATGTTCATGGGTATCAGATACTAATAAAGAGAAACACTGAGAAAAAATGCACAACAGTGGAGTCCAGATCTCAGAAGGTTAAAGCAGCTGTAAACAGTCCTTTCTTCTCCAACCTTTAACAACCCCAGTATTTCGTCTTCGATGCAACTAAATGTGGAGACAAAGCTTCATAAAACTACAGATTTTGATCGATTAATTTATGTAATGTAGGATAAAGAAAATACTGTGATGTCATTAATAGATGTCAATGGTCTTCTTCCAGTCCTGTAGCAAAAGTCTGTTGCTGGTcctgtgaatgttgactggtgTAAACCGTGATGTATGATGTAATGCAATGATGCTTTGCACTATTGTGGGGTTAGGTGAGTGTCCAGCTTTATTTGATTAAGTTGATGAACTGGGTTTGACCTGTCAATACAACTCTGCCACCTACTGGCACAGCAATGTCATTACTATAACATTATGTCTGTTATGTCCAGAGGTTATATGCTGTACTGGGGCAAGgcataaacattataaatatgTCCTTAATGCCCCAATGGTGACTACTTAATATAACTAATGTGTgatcaaaatttttaaatatgaggGAATGAGATAATGCCCAAGAAATAGAAACTTGCTGAAATGAGAATTAATTTTGTTCATATAGTGCAATTCTAGTACTATAgtgtatattatactgtatctgcTTCTTGCACTGTAAATGCTTCAGTTACCCAtctttgctttcattttttccaATACTATATTTTATAGTTTGATATCTATATATTCTCATGTCTGAAAATGACTGAAAATTGAGAAAAAATGATTTTCTATATGAAaagtttatctatctatctatctatctatctaattttctctttttaagtTCAAATGCCGACAACAAGCACAGTGCATTATTAATTTCTGTTCATCTTCCCAAAATACTGTAATTTGTCTGCTTTTGCATTATTATCTTGTTTCGTATGTCAGGTAATAACTTATTTTTTCTTGTTCCCACAACTTAATGATCTCGTTCTTACCCCTCACTTAATCATATCCAtgcttcatttttattaataagtcTTATCCCCATGGCTCGTTAGGCCCTAGAAATCAAATTATATCCTATGCATTAATAAAGGTACAAGGTTAAAAGTAAACATCACAACACCTTGGCAACTAAAGACACAAAAAACACTCTAAAGACAACGCTTTGTGATGTAATAGGGAATGCTTTTTAATCTGAAATCAAATGTataaaagtgaaaatgtaatgagtgaaaaaagggtttattttaaaatcaataaacttGTTCCTTTAACTGCTGTAGTGGAGATACTGGTACCTTTATactgttttaataattacattaaccACTTAATTACTGAATCATGAATAGAGtctagaagaagaagaagaagaagaagacatgaGTTTAGATGTGATGagtgtatattttataatttgattGCAATAAATTAGGTTTATATATTCCTAATATAAAACATGTCATAGCTTACCTACGATTAGGAATTATAGAAAAGCTGAATATTAATAATTAGTAGATGAGTTAATCTTatgcttataaataaaagtgagaATTAATCATCTCCACCACAGAGGTAGAGCAGGGCCTTTCCGTAATCACCATCAGTATCttcctgaaaataaataaataaataaataaataaataaataaacatcatcataaaaacaaaatctgACAAAGATATAGTAATAAGACAGTTGGATTTATTCTGCGAGAGAGATAAAAGCAATGCAACAATGGCCCTACTTCAGCATTTCCAGTTCACACCATGCTCTAATACACTGACCTtcgcttttgtgtgtgtgtgtgtgtgtgtgtgtgtgtgtgtgtgtgtgtgtgtgtgtgtgtgtgtgtgtatataaagagGCATGTATGTATTGCACCTGCCTGTATGGTACGGTACAGTGACTCTCCATACATTTTCTTGTATTGAGCTCTGATGTCCAACATGTCCTCCTCACTCCTGGACACCATGATCCTGATCAGAGTCTCGTCATCAGTGCCGGCACGCTGGGGAAGACAAACCAGCAAATAAAGCACAGACACTTTTCCAGTGTACATAAACTAAAATGGCAACAATTCCTACCCTCATAGAGTCACGTAGGGCGTGAGCGAAATATCCAGGTACACTTTTCACACATTTCACTGGGAAACAAGAGGTTTAGCCAATTAATTTGCATTCTAGTGAGACTGCTTTTCAAAATTGTTTCATTGCAGACATGTTCCTTTTGCTTTTTTCTTACCCACTGCTATGAGCAATGCTTCAAGGTTGCCAGTAAACTCCCCACAAATACTCTCTTCAATGTCACAGCCGGCTATCTGTTTATATACAGCGAACACTGGAGAAAAGAAGAAGGAACACTTGAAGCATGAATAGTTTCAGTACAGTTTACTAGAATATGATTACTTTGTAGTACTTCAATGtacaatgcacccatcatgcattgtggcCACTGTGTAAGCGTCTGGAGGTAGTGTTAGGATCTGGGGTTGCTGCAGTTGATCAACCGTAGGCTACGGTtaggaaggtcccaggttcaaacccctaCGACCACCAAATtccccctgttgggcccttgagcaaggccccttaccctcaactgctcagatgtataatgagataaaatgttatttgctctggataagggggtctgccaaatgcccaaatgtaaatagtAAATGAGTGGTTCTGCAagaatgaggaatcattttcacccATGAATTGGCGACAACGTTGCATGCCAATTGATGCTAAAGACTTTTCTTTGGTCATGGAGTGTATCTAGTACTAGTAAAGGGTAACCTATGACACAACCACTGCCTTTCACTGCAGTGTTACGTACAGTAGTAACTGCTTATTCCATATATGAGGTGGTATCGAAAAATTTCAGGATGACTTTTGTAACACACCAACAGTCACAAGGAACAccaaccttcataagtcagtgtgccaaaagacatcatcctgtgtacaccgaaagctgtgcaactggtgctattctgaccattCTGCtttttcatcatggacagcaattTAGAACAAACAGTGAACCTGAGATTCTGTGTGAAACTGGACAGATCTGCCACGGAGACGTTTGACATAATTTGGCAAGTTTACAGCAATTCTGCAATGAGTCGTTTAGGATGAGTGGAACAGAAGAGCAGAAGAACAACACTGGAAGAAGACaggagatcaggaagacctttaaCGAGCTCAAGCCCCAAAAAAGTCAAAACCATTCGGCAACTTGCAAGTTCATTATCGAAAAAAGATGAGGTCCAAGTGCATGCTTCTTGTCCCGTGCCAACCCATTGcaagggcacaagcacacacagacttatacaccatgggcaatttggaaattccAATCAACCTACACTatatgcctttggactgtgggaggaaactggagtatatagaggaaaataaaacattttatacatgcATTACACAATACATGTGTTGGTTGTAGAAATCATACTGTTGTTGGACATGCATCCAGCAcgtctgtttgttttattccttatttgtGAAACTCTCAGACTTTCACAATAGGTTTTTATAAGGCAATAATTCAATATTAGATAATAATATTCATGGTTCATGACACTTAATCTACTATAACACAATATAATACGATTGGGTTAAGTAGCCTCTGATTAAACTGGGACATACTTTCCTCAGAAGGAAGGCAGTTTAATCATTTCGAGATGTAGAGAAGGACCATTTTAAACTTATGTAAATTACCTTGCCTCAGGTGCTCGATGCTCCTGTTGCCCAGGATGTGGACGAATTTTTCTTCATCTGTGCCAACCTTCTTCGCCCCGGCGGTAAACAATTCCTGAAACATGACCAGCGAGACACCTTGGAAGTGAACCTGCATATCGATTTCCCTGTAAATTCCCCTTAAAGCACCTCGTCACACCGCTACTCTATGAAACTAGTAATCAAGAAGCAAAGAACCCATCGGCATCATTATTATTTGAATATTCTGATCTTTTACAGAAGTTCATATCAAAAAtggtaatatatattttaatacttcGTTAGAATCCACATGACCTTATATAATCTTTTCCTCGTTTCTGTGATTGTTTCATTTATGCAATAGAAAACGTAAACATGATCTGTCTACCTTGGCGTCTTTCTCCACTTGGCTCTCATCCACTCCCTCCGCCCTTTCCCCCTAAAGTGAACCAAAGAACATTAAAAGTCAAGATGCTTCGCAAGGCAAGACCGATATCAGCCTACAGTTCCTGATTAGACAAAGCTGATGAGCTTTACTCAACCTGGCAACTCCTGGGATTGAGTTACCAGCTGTTTACTCCCAAGGTGCATTTAATCCTCACGCTTGCACCACGCTTTTAATCAGATAGTAGTGAGATCATGATCACCTCTCTCACTGTTTCCATGGTTTCAACTTATCATCACTCATCTTGATCATCTTAACCTCTATgcttggactaactgtagcttgacCTTTTGCCCTTGTGGCACCTTCTGGTTTCATTCCATTGGTGTTGTGTTTAATTGATGCTTTTCGGTCTATGTGGGAGCCGTTAAACTcctaatttattatttaggtCTGGGACTTAAAGAATACTAGGCAAGAATAGCCATAAAATATTCAGTAACTGTTTCGAAAACATATGAAATGTCTGTAATTTCAGAAGTAAGTGATAGTCACAAGTGGAGTGTAAGGGGTTAACCAACTTGCTCAAGGACACCACAGCAGATCAAAGGCACTAAATGACTTGCATTagtttgcatttgcatttgaatttgctgattattattttttttatcttttaacatGAAAAGAGATGTCAAGTTACACAATGTACCTGTAAAAGCATAACCAACAACCTCTGGTAATGTCCAGACGTATCTCCCATGATGTCTTTCTCCAGCTTGCTTCCATACTCtaacaagaacaagaacaaaTGATTAAAGACGAATCAAACCTTACTGGAGCCAGGCGGTTTTCCTTCTCCAGTTTCTGGATTATGTGACACTCACACTGACATCTGGTGTATATTTATGCCTATTGCGTGACAGTGGGTTTCTCACAATAGAATAATACTGTAGAAAATCTTCTTTAGAGATAGATCTTGGAGTCCACTTGAAAATTTCACTTGCTGTACATGGATCTACTGTAGATGTATCTCACAGGTCTTTATGATGATCACCATCACTAGAAATTTATTGGATGTCCTCATATTTCATTAACCTGGCGGTAGTGCtagtgttgtggctgattggtCTACTGTATACAGCACAATCTTTTTCTCAGGTTTACCTTTTTTGTATATCTTGGTGATCTCCTTCATCTGCTCAGGTGTTCTGGAGGCCAGGATCTCAATCAAGATTTTATCATCAGTACCTGCACCCTGTAGTATATGTCAGaagatatataatatataaatattcttaagaaaaaatatttaatatatactatAATCAACCTTTAGTTTAGATGCTATGcgctttctttcttatttttaacaCCACAAGATTCAGTTCATTTATTCAATTCATTTATATGACTGGAAACGATTTTACCGTCTCAAATAAGTGAAAAGCCAAAAACAGAACAGAGATGAGAGCATTGTGACCAGACCTTAATAGCCTTATGGAGCTGATCTGCATCGTACACACGAGATGGAGACATGAGAGCCACGATCAAGTCCTCTAACTTCCCTCCCAGCTCTGACCTCAGGTCTTTCACCAGATCCTAGAAAGAGAAGGGGGCAGAAAAATAGATgggctataaaaaaaattgtatatagTCAATGACTGACTGAAAAGTAATTGAGGTCTTGAGCTTGACAGCGCTGTTATTAGAGCTTCTCTATAGAGTCATACTTCACAAACACGTACAGGCCAGGGGGTCTGAAAAAGATTTCTAAAGCTATTTATCATGTTTTTCTGCACATGCAGATGCTTTTATATAGTCGTGAATTCTGCAGGTTGCCAACTTCAATACGAGTTCTATCTATCTTTAGCAAATACTATCCAGCAATACAGATCATCAAACTCTGACAGAGTGGGAGGCCATATAGTGCCTGAGATTTATAACTAAGAATATTAAGTTTAAGAGATCTGGAGAGTGAAAGAAAACATGTTAGATCAACGATGAAGGAATGAATGTGAACATGAGCTTGTCTCACTTTgccatgtgctttcttataAGCCGCCTTGATCTCTTGCCTCTGGTCATTGTTCCGGGCAGGTAAAAGCATGAGGATGGTTTCTTCGTCAGTGCCTACGCAGGAACCCCCACACACAGAGATACATGAATGTTTAAACCTTCTCAAACCACATGTTAAAACATCCTGAGTGGATGTTAGATCCTTTTAATTAACACAACAATGGTGATAAAAGTGTTTGCAATTTGATCACACTTCATTACTTTAATATCACGTgtaattatacaacagttagttcagaCCGAGTAATCTGAATAGACGAAAGGTAAATCATAAGTGATGATAatggacagtaacagcactcagacatgtattatatatgtgtctgcatcacatgggtgaaagtaggacTGGATGGAATCACTTCACGTCATGGAAGCACTTAcaccaagaaaacacatctgaaaaAGTTGTCATCTTAAActactaacttttttttttacttttaatattttttatttttatagcttcTAAATCCAGGCTGCATcacaaatccctctctaatccctgatcaagggcactactacACCctatagtgcactagctttccatttaacgtTGTTAGGGATTCAACTCCAACCCAAAAGGTAACTGATCTGatattttaacacaaaataagtggaaatataacgTAAATCTTTTGTTTACATAGTACAAGtaagaattaattattatttttttttttaaacaactttcaccccttttaattacactaactgtcggttgCCAATTCTGGCCGCCAGTCGCGGTTAGTTAGTTCCGTTAGTAACATTAGTTCaattgattatacagtatacagtttgCAGTAGCATGTTATTAGTTAATAGGCCTATATGTTAATGTGGCCGTATTTTAGTCATAACTAATAAACATGATCTATTTTTTATCTTGTATTAGTAGCTATTAGCAGGTGGTAGCACTGCGGGTTAGTGACATTTAGCAAGTAAACACTCCATCGTTTTAGCAATCATGGATCAGTGGAAcgggcaataaaaaaaaattcttttatcaCTTCTAGTTTTATTGGATTGTAAAAAAGTTCCCGTTTTTTGTGTCACCTTGTATATAGTTTACTGTGTGGATTGACATACTTTGTTAGTTATATTATAACTAGTTTGTgtacattaatatatttattatatataattatgcatGTGATTCTTTAAATAATCTTAGTTATGGAAACTTTGCCATTTTTCAGAAAATATAGCAACATAACTTACTATTAACATTTTCTTCATATTGGTATTTGGCCAAAAGTCACGAAAATAtatgtgttggtggagcaaaataactggttaaagtGATAAACTAATCATAATCCTTtgataataaatgttgtttgtggaactgtagtataaaagcaatatcacactcaaggtcatgctgttgtccTGGAAGTCAACATGATGATATGGGTCATGCTGATAACCAGCACGACAGCATGACCCATACCATCACAGCCATGATGACTTCCAGGACGCCAGTGTGATATCACTTAACTATATACagaactgataaaaaaaaaagttttgtgaaCCATGTACAGTAATTCGTTAATAACTTTTTATATATCAAACTGATGTGATATGCTGTAACATCAATACACATGctgtgcataaaataaaaaaatattgcacagGATGGTGTGATGCACTAAAGCATTTTATGgtttccacatttttatttggatttacCAGAGAATGAGTTAAAGTATTAAATGGCAGGCTGTGCTGTTAGAAAGTTGGCACGCAAATAGTGTGAGTCATtgtaacacacaaaaacacacacaaacagaatgtGACAAAGTCTGGTAATTACCACACCTTAACAGATGTCTGATTTTGGGAAGTAAACAATGAGATCATTAGTTACTGTCTGAATGCAGCCTAGAGTTAGAATTAATCAGCTGCGGATTTCACATCTTTTCACGAGAAAGGGACTCTCTGGAACACAGAGAGACGGATTGAGAGAACGAGAATTCGACCTTTGGGTTTGGTGTGAATGGAATACTTGATTACAGAACCAGCTCAGTTTGACCGTCAGGATAAACCTAGGTTCCTCACCGATTCCTTTCATGGCTTTTCGTAAGATATCAGCATCCTGCTTGGCGTTGAAGTGCACAAAAGGTCTCACACTGCCTCTGTAAGCCTGAAGGACAAAGCACAGCCTGATTACTCCACATAGGGAACAGTAAATTACTGTATCTCTGCTCATCTCTTGAAATCATTTCAAACTCCACAACAGCCGGG is a window encoding:
- the anxa5a gene encoding annexin A5a, with product MAYRGSVRPFVHFNAKQDADILRKAMKGIGTDEETILMLLPARNNDQRQEIKAAYKKAHGKDLVKDLRSELGGKLEDLIVALMSPSRVYDADQLHKAIKGAGTDDKILIEILASRTPEQMKEITKIYKKEYGSKLEKDIMGDTSGHYQRLLVMLLQGERAEGVDESQVEKDAKELFTAGAKKVGTDEEKFVHILGNRSIEHLRQVFAVYKQIAGCDIEESICGEFTGNLEALLIAVVKCVKSVPGYFAHALRDSMRRAGTDDETLIRIMVSRSEEDMLDIRAQYKKMYGESLYRTIQADTDGDYGKALLYLCGGDD